TTCACTTGATTGAAAATAAGGTTGAACATATTTTCTTGCGTATTTGGCCATTTAAATAATTCTGTTTCTTTATTGGCAGTGGCTTTTATTTTTTTGAATCTGCCCAATCTTTCTTTAGATATTTTAATATACTCTGGATTTATATCTATTCCGATATAGTTTAAACCCAATTTTTTGGCGGCTACTGCGGTTGTGCCACTGCCAATAAAGGGGTCTAAAACAATTGCGTCCTTGTAAAACGCGGACAGTTTTATTATATACTCGCAAATTTCAAGGGGCTTTACGGTTTTGTGGCCATTGCTCTCCCCTTTTTCCCGCTTATTTGGCTTGCCGATTAGAAAATGCTTGTCAATAATTTCATTTATATTATCAACAGCTAATACGTTGGACGGAAACATATTATCTCCCACTCTAACTTCTGTATTTAACAGCCCTACATTATTTTTAATCATATTTTTTAAAAAGGTTCCATCTGTTGGTTTTTGGGCCATAACAATCGGTTCAAAACAAGATCTTATTTGGGGGGTTTTCCAACCATTATACTTTTCTATTAGCTTGTCCTTCTCCTCTTTTTTTATGTTTAATTTATTTATAAAATGGTCTAAACTCATTGCTTTGGCTTGGTTTTGCGTATATAGCCATAAAAAACAATCTCTTATCTCAAAACCAACATCATCTATCGCGCTTGCCATTCTATGATATAATCTCGGACTTGAAAATGAAAAGAAAAAACCGCCAGGCTTTAAAACTTTGAACAATCTCTTGGAGATTTCTAAATACCATTTGTAAAACTCAACTCCCTGTTTTCTGTCAAACTTCATGCCGGAGGGCAGGGATTTAATAACCCTTTGGTTTTTTTTATTGGCGACTTTCTTATGTTCCCAATTATTATCTAATTTGTCTAAAAAATATGGCGGGTCTGTCAATACCAAATCT
This region of Patescibacteria group bacterium genomic DNA includes:
- a CDS encoding site-specific DNA-methyltransferase; the encoded protein is MKKNKNLINKIVLGDALEILEKIDKNSIDLVLTDPPYFLDKLDNNWEHKKVANKKNQRVIKSLPSGMKFDRKQGVEFYKWYLEISKRLFKVLKPGGFFFSFSSPRLYHRMASAIDDVGFEIRDCFLWLYTQNQAKAMSLDHFINKLNIKKEEKDKLIEKYNGWKTPQIRSCFEPIVMAQKPTDGTFLKNMIKNNVGLLNTEVRVGDNMFPSNVLAVDNINEIIDKHFLIGKPNKREKGESNGHKTVKPLEICEYIIKLSAFYKDAIVLDPFIGSGTTAVAAKKLGLNYIGIDINPEYIKISKERLGRFKKIKATANKETELFKWPNTQENMFNLIFNQVNVA